Proteins found in one Zea mays cultivar B73 chromosome 1, Zm-B73-REFERENCE-NAM-5.0, whole genome shotgun sequence genomic segment:
- the LOC100193272 gene encoding uncharacterized protein LOC100193272, translated as MAPDPLQARSSRRARCFLRTLVLARPTAQASYSLSAAPLSCLLCSPRTLLSGAASPAQLGLQLPRASPVFPAPGLQLAQGGFLCRPCVRPDLRRPCSSPLHPAAPCALLCLAMSLLPASRKLSSSYLLCAPLFLAVLGSSPARPCAGRVLLVQLGRDSLPSFRAPAIATSPVYRPMLRSSSTSSPGR; from the coding sequence ATGGCGCCGGATCCCCTGCAAGCTCGCTCAAGTCGCCGCGCTCGGTGCTTCCTGCGCACGCTGGTCCTAGCTCGGCCGACCGCGCAGGCTTCCTACTCCCTGTCCGCCGCGCCCCTCAGCTGCCTGCTCTGCTCGCCGCGCACGCTCCTCTCTGGTGCCGCATCTCCGGCCCAGCTCGGACTCCAGCTCCCACGCGCGTCGCCGGTCTTCCCTGCGCCTGGCCTTCAGCTCGCCCAAGGCGGCTTCCTCTGCCGGCCGTGCGTTCGCCCAGACCTGCGCCGTCCCTGTTCCTCGCCTCTGCACCCAGCCGCGCCCTGCGCACTTCTCTGTTTGGCCATGTCGCTCCTCCCTGCTAGTCGCAAGCTGTCGAGCTCCTATCTCCTGTGCGCGCCTCTGTTCCTGGCCGTGCTCGGATCCAGCCCAGCTCGCCCTTGTGCTGGCCGTGTGCTCCTCGTCCAGCTCGGTCGCGACTCCTTGCCGTCGTTCCGTGCACCGGCCATCGCAACATCCCCAGTCTATCGCCCCATGCTTCGGTCGTCGTCTACATCGTCGCCTGGCCGGTAG